The sequence TTTTAAATACGTATTCATCGCGCACTTCGGCAAACATAATGGTTTTTGCCTGCTCTTCAATCAATTTGTAAAGCACGGTTTTGATGTCGGCAACATTGGTTGAAGCGATTTGTTTATTTAAAAACTCAGTACTGCGGTGCGCTTCAGCAACGTCACGCTCCTTCATTACTTTATTAATATCTTGAATTAACCAAGTGACCCATTGCTGCGCAACTGTCGGGGATAAATGCTCAACTGATAAAGTCACCATACCGGTATCTTTGGCTTTATTGACCACAATCATTTTACTAAAGGCTTTATAGGCCTCTTGCATTGATGGCTCAGGTTTAAATGGCGCTTTAACTTCGCGCACCCAAGTATTAGTTTGTTCGTTAAATAGCTCAGGATCATAGATAAGTTTATCTGCATCTCTGTCCCATTTTTCTGCCGCCATTAAATCGGCAAGGATATTGTGCTTTTGAATAAACTCGCTGGTAAATTGGCGAGACTTTAATACTTGAATTGCCAATTCAGTTTTATCAGTACCACCTTTACCACCGAGATTTACACCTGCAAGGCTTGCTAAACCACCAAATTGAGAAGCTAACGCACTTAAACCACCGCCTTGTTCCTCAGATGCAGGCGCAAGCAGGGCTTCAGATTTATAGATATTCGGTTGCTTTATGGCAAAGACCACTGCACCAACGGCAAATAAAGCAGTAACAGCCAAAATAATCCATTTACCGCGCCAGATGACAGCAAAAAGCTCACGAAGATCGATTTCGTCGTCTTGCACTTGAGGAAATCTGGCGTCGGATTGGTATGTGTTTGGATTTTGAGTAATTTGTGTATTCATTGGTTCTTCAGATTCTAGATTCTAGTACGCTGCGCGGCGAGAGCGCTGCGCTTCTATAAGGGCAAAAGCTAAAAGCAGAGCGGGCTGAGCCCTTATAGAAAGAGCAGAGCGTCGCTTCGCGACTTCTAGATTCTAGAGCCTCGTAGTGGCGTTCTAGCCGCTGCGAAGCCGAGTTATTCTTAGCTTTTACTCTTACTTTGCTTTTGTTTGATAATTGCACCTAAGATTTTGGCTAATTCTTTTGCTTCTTGAACCATAAGTAACGCGGGTTCCTTTGCCAAATATCCAACTTCAATACCTATATAAAGTTGGGTGACTAGTTCTCCTAGAGAGCCTTTGGCATAGTACAAAAAGCGAATTTGATCTTTTAGTGTTTCACGCTCTTCACCCTCAGCAATATTTGAAGGGATAGATAATCCTGAACGGGTTATTTGATCTTTAAAACCCCAATTACTTACTGATTCTGTCACTTGATATATTTGACAAGATAATCTCGAAGCTCTTTTCCAAACATCCAGTTGTTCGAATCGCATGAGAGCTCCTTTCAGTCGCGAGAATCGAGGAAAACAGAGCGGTCTGCGCCCTGCTAGATTCTAGAGCCACATAGTGGCGTTCTAGCGCGAAGCGTCCTAGAGCAGCGTTTTTTGCTGCGTCCTAGAGTGAAGCGTTCTAGCAGCGGCGAAGCAGCGACCTATCATCTTCGTTTTACAAGCCTGCGATGGCTGAGATAGCGACAGCGGTGTTATAGATAATGCCTGTCACTTGCGTCCAAAGAGTTAGATTATCTTTATATTCGGTATCTAATGGCACAATCACAGTATCACCCGGTTGTAATTGTTCACCACTGCTAAACCAGCTTGAGCGTGATGGCATCAATACCGAACCATTTGCTTGAATAACGTAAGTTCGACCGGCATCAGCACGCTCTCTTGCACCGCCTGACATTGCTAGATACTGGTCTATCGTTAATCCGTCTTTAAATCTGTGGGTGGCGGGATGTTGAACTTCACCCATTACCGCAATTGTTTGCTTAGTTGAAGGGACATATAAAATGTCAGCATCTTCTAACTGCAAATCCGCCTGAGTAATACCGAGTGAAATTGCGGGTAAATCGACAACTAAACGGCCAACCGCTTTAATATTTTCAAGGTCAGCTAGCATTAATTGCGCATCGGCATAATTAACCACCGTACCATCCTTTGAAATCCCACGGGTAGCGATATCGCGACGCAGTTGGTCTGCCAGCTTTTTGATTTCAATCTGTTCTTGTTGACGCACAGATTCACGCACAAAGACTGCTGAAGGTAATGCAGCATAGTCGGTAAAACCACCCACTCGGGTGATTAAGTCGCTTAAAGTTTCACCACGGCGAATATTGTAACGACCAGGGAATTTAACCTCGCCTCTTACCTCAACCACTTTGGTCTCTTGCCAATCAGGCGTGGTCATCACGGTAAGAATATCTCTGCCGGATAACATTAAATTGGCACTTGAGTTATTTTGCAGTGCTAGAGCAAGGTCGATATTTTTGTGCTCAGTTTTTGAGCCTGAATTATCAACTACCGTTGATGTTAATTCGGCTCTGGTTGTGTAGGCGCCTTCTTTTAAGCCGCCTGCCGCAACAATTAAGTCATTAACTTTCGCACCAGAGGTTAGTGGATAAAGACCTGGTAAACGTACCTGACCATCGACTCCGACAACTTGAATCCCTGCCCCTGCTCGGCCCTGATTATTAAGCTTAACCATCACCGGATAGAGCAATTCTTGGCGTGCCATTTGATTACTCAGCTTGAGTAACTCTGCATCATCAAATAAATTCGCCAGCATTTTGTTGACGACACCTTTAACCACAGCAACATCTTCTGACTCGGTTTTGTCGGTTACAACAACACCAGCCAACTGTGTACGCTGGGTTAATCTGCTCTTATCAAGCTGGACAAATCCCGCTTTGAATAAATCAGAACTGATCAGCGTATTGGTATTTAAGGAAGTCACCTTCTCAACGCGCTGTTTAACTAACTTATTCAGCTCGAAACGATTTTGTACATCGTCAGAAAAATTAAACACGATGACTTTATCACGGGCTTTTAGCTCAATATCTTGGTCACTGTTTTTATTGCTAATCGCTTTACCCGGTGAAAACTGACGAACTTCAATATCACCATATTGGTTCACTTCGCGAACCACTAAGCCATAATCTAAATCAGCTGAAATGGCTAAATCACCCCAAATTGAGGGAAAAACATCACTGATTTTTTGCCCCGCAAACCATTGATATTTACCAGGGCGCACAACGGCACCGACTACAGTTACAGCACTTTCAAACTGCTCAGAAGCGTTTTTAACATGAATAACATCACCCGCCTTGGCCAATGTCATTTTGCCCTGTTCGCTAGTGAGGTCGACGTTGATGACTGTTTTTAACGATTTGCTGTTATAACGCTCGACTGAACTGCTTTTTGGATACGCGCCAGGATTTAACCCCGCAGCCATAGCAATAACATCAGCCATGGATTCATTATTTTTTAACTCATAAATGGCTGGGCGTCTTACTTCGCCAGAAACGCTAACGAGGCCACCAATTGAAGGAATAAAGACGACATCACCAGAACGTAAGCGTTGATCGCCTGATGCGTCACCTTTTAGCAGCAGGTCATATAAGTCCAAGGTGCCAACAAGCTTGCCATTACGTTTCAATTGCACATTACGCAGTGAGCCGATTTCGTTAACGCCACCTGCAACAAATAACGCTTGGGTGATAGTCGATAAGCTAGAAACGGTGTATGAACCAGGTTTGTAAGCATCACCCGCCACAAATATACGAATAGAGCGCAATTCACCCATGGTGATATTGGACTCAATTCCAATCATTTGTTGTTGAATACGCTGCGCCAGCGTTTCTCTTAACTCTGAAAACGTTAAACCATTTACAGGGATAGGGCCTAACTCAGGGAATTGAATCACTCCTTCGCGATTAATCACTAGGTCGTATTCTTTATTCTCTTTCCCATAAAGCTGTATTTTGATGTTATCGCCTGGACCAACAAGATATTCCCCAGGTACAGGCACATCAGACACTGGTGCAAATGTACTTGGCTCACCCGCAAACATTTCATAACCAAAACGACGAAGCTTGAGGTTGGAAGAATCCACAGAGAAATCTAATTCTGCCTTTTCTTTTTTATCGGTTGTTGCATCGGAGCGTTCAGATTGCATGTCACGCTCAGAAACAACCTGCGGATTTGCTATCTGCGGCTGTGCTTGACTACCGGAAATCATACTGGGATCAATTCCGTATTGTCTTGCTAAGCGCTGTTGTTCAGCTTTGGGTAATTGTTTGAATTGTTCAATCATCTGCGGAGAGGGCGTAACGGCTTGCGCCTGAGCGCCCATCAATATTGCAGCACTCATGCCTGCGAATATCGCGACTCGATTGGCCGCTTTGATGTATTTTTTAAGTTGTTGTAACACCAGATATCTC comes from Shewanella oneidensis MR-1 and encodes:
- a CDS encoding four helix bundle protein gives rise to the protein MRFEQLDVWKRASRLSCQIYQVTESVSNWGFKDQITRSGLSIPSNIAEGEERETLKDQIRFLYYAKGSLGELVTQLYIGIEVGYLAKEPALLMVQEAKELAKILGAIIKQKQSKSKS
- a CDS encoding SLBB domain-containing protein, yielding MLQQLKKYIKAANRVAIFAGMSAAILMGAQAQAVTPSPQMIEQFKQLPKAEQQRLARQYGIDPSMISGSQAQPQIANPQVVSERDMQSERSDATTDKKEKAELDFSVDSSNLKLRRFGYEMFAGEPSTFAPVSDVPVPGEYLVGPGDNIKIQLYGKENKEYDLVINREGVIQFPELGPIPVNGLTFSELRETLAQRIQQQMIGIESNITMGELRSIRIFVAGDAYKPGSYTVSSLSTITQALFVAGGVNEIGSLRNVQLKRNGKLVGTLDLYDLLLKGDASGDQRLRSGDVVFIPSIGGLVSVSGEVRRPAIYELKNNESMADVIAMAAGLNPGAYPKSSSVERYNSKSLKTVINVDLTSEQGKMTLAKAGDVIHVKNASEQFESAVTVVGAVVRPGKYQWFAGQKISDVFPSIWGDLAISADLDYGLVVREVNQYGDIEVRQFSPGKAISNKNSDQDIELKARDKVIVFNFSDDVQNRFELNKLVKQRVEKVTSLNTNTLISSDLFKAGFVQLDKSRLTQRTQLAGVVVTDKTESEDVAVVKGVVNKMLANLFDDAELLKLSNQMARQELLYPVMVKLNNQGRAGAGIQVVGVDGQVRLPGLYPLTSGAKVNDLIVAAGGLKEGAYTTRAELTSTVVDNSGSKTEHKNIDLALALQNNSSANLMLSGRDILTVMTTPDWQETKVVEVRGEVKFPGRYNIRRGETLSDLITRVGGFTDYAALPSAVFVRESVRQQEQIEIKKLADQLRRDIATRGISKDGTVVNYADAQLMLADLENIKAVGRLVVDLPAISLGITQADLQLEDADILYVPSTKQTIAVMGEVQHPATHRFKDGLTIDQYLAMSGGARERADAGRTYVIQANGSVLMPSRSSWFSSGEQLQPGDTVIVPLDTEYKDNLTLWTQVTGIIYNTAVAISAIAGL
- a CDS encoding Wzz/FepE/Etk N-terminal domain-containing protein, with translation MNTQITQNPNTYQSDARFPQVQDDEIDLRELFAVIWRGKWIILAVTALFAVGAVVFAIKQPNIYKSEALLAPASEEQGGGLSALASQFGGLASLAGVNLGGKGGTDKTELAIQVLKSRQFTSEFIQKHNILADLMAAEKWDRDADKLIYDPELFNEQTNTWVREVKAPFKPEPSMQEAYKAFSKMIVVNKAKDTGMVTLSVEHLSPTVAQQWVTWLIQDINKVMKERDVAEAHRSTEFLNKQIASTNVADIKTVLYKLIEEQAKTIMFAEVRDEYVFKTIDPALAPEEKAKPKRALICALGTMLGGMLGVMLVLVRHFMRKEQNLESRV